One genomic region from Cellulomonas fengjieae encodes:
- the aceB gene encoding malate synthase A, with protein MTVTIIPPTTRPHLDLTGPAVSGATEILTSEAIDFLTDLHVRFGGRRHDLLLSRQHRRTAVSNGADPDFLPLTAGIRADPGWRVAGPGPGLEDRRVEITGPTDRKMTVNALNSGAKVWLADMEDATSPTWGNVIGGQASLFDAIRGQVDFTSPEGKEYRVGDQTPTIVFRPRGWHLTEKHLEFTDRAGQSCAASASLVDAGLYLFHNAQALIDSGRGPYLYLPKLEGHLEARLWDEVFRFTETYLGLRYGTIRATVLIETITAAFEMEEILYELRDHCAGLNAGRWDYIFSVIKTFRARGPRFVLPDRSSVTMTVPFMKAYTELLVATCHKRGAQAIGGMSAFIPDRRDPEVTETALAQVRADKQREAGQGYDGTWVAHPDLVPVAREVFDEVLGDRADQRHRLREDVHVTAGQLLDIPSAGGSEPGAVTDGGLRSNVSVGVRYLEAWLRGSGAVAIDHLMEDAATAEISRSQVWQWVRQEVVTAEGTRIDAARVEEVLADVLAQLPRRDGDRYDDAAGLFRQVALAEDFPTFLTVPAYTQFLVEGA; from the coding sequence ATGACCGTCACCATCATCCCGCCGACCACCCGACCCCATCTCGACCTGACCGGACCGGCCGTGTCCGGCGCGACCGAGATCCTCACGTCCGAGGCGATCGACTTCCTCACCGACCTGCACGTGCGGTTCGGCGGGAGGCGCCACGACCTGCTGCTGAGCCGTCAGCACCGCCGGACGGCCGTCTCCAACGGTGCCGACCCCGACTTCCTGCCGCTCACCGCCGGCATCCGGGCCGACCCGGGCTGGCGCGTGGCCGGCCCGGGACCCGGTCTGGAGGACCGTCGCGTCGAGATCACCGGCCCCACCGACCGCAAGATGACCGTCAACGCACTGAACTCGGGCGCCAAGGTGTGGCTCGCGGACATGGAGGACGCGACCAGCCCCACGTGGGGCAACGTCATCGGCGGGCAGGCGTCGCTCTTCGACGCGATCCGTGGGCAGGTCGACTTCACGTCGCCCGAGGGCAAGGAGTACCGCGTCGGCGACCAGACCCCGACGATCGTGTTCCGGCCGCGCGGCTGGCACCTGACCGAGAAGCACCTGGAGTTCACGGACCGCGCGGGGCAGAGCTGTGCGGCCTCCGCGAGCCTGGTCGACGCCGGCCTCTACCTGTTCCACAACGCGCAGGCGCTCATCGACTCGGGCCGCGGCCCGTACCTGTACCTGCCCAAGCTGGAGGGGCACCTGGAGGCCCGCCTCTGGGACGAGGTCTTCCGGTTCACCGAGACGTACCTGGGCCTGCGGTACGGCACCATCCGCGCGACGGTCCTGATCGAGACCATCACGGCGGCGTTCGAGATGGAGGAGATCCTCTACGAGCTGCGCGACCACTGCGCGGGCCTGAACGCCGGCCGCTGGGACTACATCTTCAGCGTCATCAAGACCTTCCGCGCTCGCGGCCCGCGGTTCGTCCTGCCGGACCGCAGCAGCGTGACCATGACGGTCCCGTTCATGAAGGCCTACACCGAGCTGCTCGTCGCCACCTGCCACAAGCGGGGGGCGCAGGCCATCGGCGGCATGAGCGCGTTCATCCCCGACCGCCGGGACCCGGAGGTCACCGAGACGGCGCTCGCGCAGGTCAGGGCGGACAAGCAGCGGGAGGCCGGGCAGGGGTACGACGGCACCTGGGTGGCCCACCCTGACCTCGTTCCCGTCGCGCGCGAGGTGTTCGACGAGGTACTCGGCGACCGCGCCGACCAGCGTCACCGGCTGCGGGAGGACGTCCACGTGACCGCGGGGCAGCTGCTGGACATCCCGTCGGCCGGTGGCAGCGAGCCGGGGGCGGTCACCGACGGCGGGCTGCGCAGCAACGTGTCGGTGGGTGTCCGGTACCTCGAGGCGTGGCTGCGGGGCAGCGGAGCCGTGGCGATCGACCACCTCATGGAGGACGCCGCGACGGCCGAGATCTCGCGGTCGCAGGTGTGGCAGTGGGTCCGGCAGGAGGTGGTGACGGCGGAAGGCACGCGGATCGACGCAGCCCGCGTCGAGGAGGTTCTGGCCGACGTGCTCGCGCAGCTGCCGCGTCGAGACGGGGACCGGTACGACGACGCGGCCGGCCTGTTCCGGCAGGTCGCGCTGGCGGAGGACTTCCCGACGTTCCTCACGGTGCCGGCGTACACGCAGTTCCTCGTCGAGGGTGCGTGA
- a CDS encoding SDR family oxidoreductase, whose product MVDDDRPVLVTGGTGTLGRSLVHTLLDAGRPVRVLSRRDRSPAAPAAVDWVVGDLLTGDGLSEAVAGVRAVVHCASNPRRPGDDVDAAVRLLLAARAADVPHLVYVSIVGVDRVPYPYYRAKYRVEQIVEDGGVPWTILRATQFHEFVANVLDHLSRGPVAVTLAGVSDQPVEVREVASRLVEIVDAGPSGRADDLGGPEVFTTTELMRAYLAATGRRRPVWAAPVPGIGGFRSGYHLTPEHADGRVTFAEWLSGPAELPKNDELSTND is encoded by the coding sequence ATGGTTGACGACGATCGCCCCGTGCTGGTCACCGGCGGCACCGGGACCCTGGGCCGCTCCCTGGTGCACACCCTGCTGGACGCCGGTCGGCCCGTGCGGGTGCTCAGCCGACGTGACCGCTCACCGGCCGCCCCGGCGGCCGTCGACTGGGTGGTCGGGGACCTGCTCACCGGCGACGGGCTGTCCGAGGCGGTGGCCGGCGTGCGCGCGGTGGTGCACTGCGCGAGCAACCCGCGCCGGCCCGGCGACGACGTCGACGCCGCCGTGCGCCTCCTGCTCGCCGCGCGCGCGGCCGACGTCCCGCACCTGGTCTACGTCTCGATCGTCGGCGTCGACCGCGTGCCGTACCCGTACTACCGGGCGAAGTACCGCGTGGAGCAGATCGTCGAGGACGGCGGGGTGCCGTGGACGATCCTGCGGGCGACGCAGTTCCACGAGTTCGTCGCGAACGTGCTCGACCACCTGTCCCGCGGGCCGGTCGCCGTGACCCTCGCGGGCGTCAGCGACCAGCCGGTCGAGGTGCGCGAGGTGGCGTCCCGCCTCGTCGAGATCGTCGACGCCGGGCCGTCGGGGCGCGCCGACGACCTGGGCGGCCCGGAGGTGTTCACGACCACGGAGCTCATGCGGGCCTACCTCGCGGCGACCGGTCGGCGTCGGCCGGTGTGGGCCGCGCCGGTCCCGGGGATCGGCGGCTTCCGCAGCGGGTACCACCTGACCCCGGAGCACGCCGACGGTCGGGTGACGTTCGCCGAGTGGCTGAGCGGCCCCGCCGAGCTCCCGAAGAACGACGAGCTCTCGACGAACGACTAG
- a CDS encoding VOC family protein: protein MIAALHVLLSSSDPSADRAFLRDVLGWSSVEDATSGDGWLIFALPPAELGVHPGDSADGATLHLMCDDLDQTLARLAEHGVRPVENPHTETWGVVTRIGLPSGATLGLYEPSHPSPLALFGGPAVREPITRHAGLEFSLSTTVLEARDANALADFYQRLLGWQVMVEEPGWVILRPPGGGTGISFSSDPLYAPPVWPATTDHQQMMEHLDIWVNDMARGVEHALSLGATLAQFQPQDEVRVLLDPAGHPFCFFES from the coding sequence GTGATCGCTGCGCTGCACGTGCTGCTCTCGAGCTCCGATCCCTCGGCGGACCGCGCCTTCCTGCGGGACGTGCTCGGCTGGTCGTCGGTCGAGGACGCGACCTCGGGCGACGGGTGGCTGATCTTCGCGCTGCCGCCGGCCGAGCTGGGGGTGCATCCGGGTGACAGCGCGGACGGCGCGACCCTGCACCTGATGTGCGACGACCTGGACCAGACACTCGCCCGCCTGGCCGAGCACGGCGTGCGGCCGGTGGAGAACCCGCACACCGAGACCTGGGGCGTCGTCACCCGGATCGGGCTGCCCAGCGGCGCGACGCTCGGCCTGTACGAACCGAGCCACCCGTCACCGTTGGCGCTGTTCGGCGGGCCGGCCGTCCGCGAGCCGATCACGCGCCACGCGGGCCTGGAGTTCTCCCTGTCGACCACCGTGCTGGAGGCACGTGACGCGAACGCGCTGGCCGACTTCTACCAGCGGCTGCTCGGCTGGCAGGTGATGGTCGAGGAGCCGGGCTGGGTGATCCTGCGGCCGCCGGGCGGGGGGACGGGAATCTCCTTCAGCTCCGACCCGCTCTACGCGCCGCCCGTCTGGCCGGCGACCACGGACCACCAGCAGATGATGGAGCACCTCGACATCTGGGTGAACGACATGGCACGCGGCGTCGAGCACGCCCTGTCGCTGGGGGCGACGCTCGCGCAGTTCCAGCCGCAGGACGAGGTGCGCGTGCTGCTGGACCCGGCCGGCCACCCGTTCTGCTTCTTCGAGAGCTAG
- the map gene encoding type I methionyl aminopeptidase, giving the protein MALKNPAQIDQMRPAGKFVAGVLSSLRDLAREGMTLKQLDTHAHQMIDAAGAHSVYLGYHPSFGAMPYPGVLCTSVNDAALHGLPSDYVLADGDVLSIDFAAQVQGWVADSALTFQIGTQDPAVQKLIETTERALDAGIRAARVGARMGDVSSAIGTIGRAGGYGINADFGGHGVGRTMHEDPHVPNLGRPGTGLKLKAGLVIAIEPWFMAGGDEYTIDDDGWTIRTADGSLAAHAEHTIAITPDGPLVLTARD; this is encoded by the coding sequence GTGGCCCTCAAGAACCCCGCTCAGATCGACCAGATGCGTCCCGCCGGGAAGTTCGTCGCCGGCGTGCTGTCCTCCTTGCGTGACCTCGCCCGCGAGGGGATGACCCTCAAGCAGCTGGACACCCACGCGCACCAGATGATCGACGCCGCCGGCGCGCACTCGGTGTACCTCGGCTACCACCCGTCGTTCGGCGCGATGCCGTATCCCGGCGTGCTGTGCACCTCCGTCAACGATGCCGCGCTGCACGGCCTGCCCTCCGACTACGTGCTGGCGGACGGCGACGTGCTGAGCATCGACTTCGCCGCGCAGGTCCAGGGCTGGGTGGCCGACTCGGCGCTCACGTTCCAGATCGGGACGCAGGACCCGGCCGTCCAGAAGCTGATCGAGACCACGGAGCGCGCCCTCGACGCCGGGATCAGGGCGGCCCGCGTCGGCGCCCGGATGGGCGACGTCTCGTCGGCGATCGGCACCATAGGCCGCGCCGGCGGGTACGGGATCAACGCCGACTTCGGCGGTCACGGCGTCGGACGGACCATGCACGAGGACCCGCACGTGCCGAACCTGGGCCGCCCCGGCACCGGGCTCAAGCTCAAGGCGGGGCTCGTCATCGCGATCGAGCCGTGGTTCATGGCCGGTGGCGACGAGTACACGATCGACGACGACGGCTGGACGATCCGCACGGCCGACGGGTCGCTGGCCGCCCACGCCGAGCACACGATCGCGATCACCCCGGACGGCCCCCTGGTCCTCACGGCCCGCGACTGA
- a CDS encoding CoA-acylating methylmalonate-semialdehyde dehydrogenase gives MSALVDTAPLIGHVVGGRVTTPDGSRTQDVFDPATGRVSGRVLLAEQADVDAAVAAAVVAAQSWSQEPVAKRAAVLFALREQIVQHAEELAAIITAEHGKVLADSRGEIARGLEVIEYACGMPQLLKGEYTDQAATGVDVFSFREPLGVVAGITPFNFPAMVPLWMSPMAIATGNAFVLKPSERDPSASLFLARMWQAAGLPDGVFSVVQGDRVAVDALLTHPDIAAVSFVGSTPIAQHVHATATAHGKRVQALGGAKNHAVVLADADLDLAATHLTGAAFGAAGERCMAISVAVVVDEVADALLERLRAGAEKVRVAPGTDPDSDMGPVITRASQLRIEEIVTDAVDSGASAVVDGRGHAVAGHEDGFFVGPTVLDGVTTDMRAYVEEIFGPVLVVIRAADLTEAIALVNANPYGNGTAIFTSSGDAARTFQRAVNVGMIGINVPIPVPVGWHSFGGWKNSLFGESHIYGPEAVRFYTRGKVVTSRWPASPATARFHFGRTTSH, from the coding sequence ATGTCCGCGCTCGTCGACACCGCACCACTGATCGGTCACGTCGTCGGGGGGCGGGTGACGACCCCGGACGGCTCGCGCACGCAGGACGTGTTCGACCCCGCGACGGGACGGGTGTCCGGTCGGGTGCTCCTCGCGGAGCAGGCCGACGTGGACGCGGCGGTCGCGGCGGCCGTGGTCGCGGCGCAGTCGTGGTCGCAGGAGCCCGTCGCCAAGCGCGCCGCCGTGCTGTTCGCGCTGCGCGAGCAGATCGTGCAGCACGCCGAGGAGCTGGCCGCGATCATCACGGCCGAGCACGGCAAGGTGCTCGCCGACTCGCGCGGGGAGATCGCCCGCGGGCTCGAGGTCATCGAGTACGCGTGCGGCATGCCCCAGCTGCTCAAGGGCGAGTACACCGACCAGGCGGCCACGGGTGTCGACGTGTTCTCGTTCCGGGAGCCGCTGGGTGTGGTCGCCGGCATCACCCCGTTCAACTTCCCGGCGATGGTGCCGCTGTGGATGTCGCCGATGGCCATCGCGACCGGGAACGCGTTCGTCCTCAAGCCGTCGGAGCGCGACCCGTCCGCGTCGCTGTTCCTGGCCCGGATGTGGCAGGCCGCCGGGCTTCCCGACGGGGTCTTCTCCGTGGTGCAGGGCGACCGGGTGGCCGTCGACGCGCTGCTCACGCACCCCGACATCGCGGCCGTGTCGTTCGTCGGGTCGACCCCGATCGCGCAGCACGTGCACGCCACCGCGACCGCGCACGGCAAGCGGGTGCAGGCGCTCGGCGGCGCCAAGAACCACGCGGTCGTGCTGGCCGACGCCGACCTGGACCTCGCGGCGACCCACCTGACCGGCGCCGCGTTCGGCGCGGCCGGCGAGCGGTGCATGGCGATCTCGGTGGCCGTGGTCGTCGACGAGGTGGCGGACGCGCTGCTCGAGCGGCTGCGCGCGGGGGCGGAGAAGGTGCGGGTCGCTCCCGGGACGGACCCGGACAGCGACATGGGCCCGGTGATCACCAGGGCGTCACAGCTGCGGATCGAGGAGATCGTCACCGACGCGGTCGACAGCGGTGCCTCCGCGGTGGTCGACGGCCGGGGGCACGCGGTGGCCGGTCACGAGGACGGGTTCTTCGTCGGCCCCACCGTGCTGGACGGCGTCACCACGGACATGCGGGCGTACGTCGAGGAGATCTTCGGGCCGGTCCTCGTCGTCATCCGGGCGGCGGACCTGACCGAGGCGATCGCCCTGGTCAACGCCAACCCGTACGGCAACGGCACCGCGATCTTCACGAGCTCCGGCGACGCGGCCCGCACGTTCCAGCGGGCCGTGAACGTGGGCATGATCGGCATCAACGTGCCGATCCCCGTGCCGGTCGGCTGGCACTCGTTCGGCGGCTGGAAGAACTCGCTGTTCGGCGAGAGCCACATCTACGGCCCCGAGGCCGTGCGGTTCTACACGCGCGGCAAGGTGGTCACCAGCCGCTGGCCCGCCAGCCCGGCCACTGCCCGCTTCCACTTCGGCCGCACGACCTCCCACTGA
- a CDS encoding NADP-dependent oxidoreductase, with amino-acid sequence MRAITYSRYGGTDVLELTEQPTPKVGPDSVLVRVRAASVNPVDWKVREGYLDALLDVTFPAVPGWDVAGVVERVGLDTPELQVGDEVYGYVRRDWVHGGTFAEYVAAPVRTVARKPSSLSFEEAAAVPLAGLTAYQSIARAGVRAGQTVLVHAAAGGVGGFAVQIARSLGARVLGTASAGNHEYLRGLGAEPVEYGDGLVERVRALVPDGVDVVLDYGSDDLVATSRALLADGGTVASIVDAAARDELGGHYVWVRPDAGDLAALAGLIDAGTVKVEVAEVFELADAAAAHQASQTGHVRGKVVVRVD; translated from the coding sequence ATGCGAGCAATCACGTACTCCCGCTACGGCGGTACCGATGTCCTCGAGCTCACCGAGCAGCCCACTCCCAAGGTCGGACCCGACAGCGTGCTGGTGCGGGTGCGCGCCGCCTCGGTGAACCCGGTCGACTGGAAGGTCCGCGAGGGCTACCTCGACGCGCTCCTGGACGTGACGTTCCCCGCCGTCCCGGGCTGGGACGTGGCTGGCGTCGTCGAGCGCGTCGGGCTGGACACTCCCGAGCTGCAGGTCGGTGACGAGGTCTACGGCTACGTCCGTCGGGACTGGGTGCACGGCGGGACGTTCGCCGAGTACGTTGCCGCGCCCGTGCGCACGGTCGCGCGCAAGCCGTCGTCGCTGTCGTTCGAGGAGGCCGCCGCGGTGCCGCTGGCCGGGCTCACCGCCTACCAGAGCATCGCGCGCGCCGGCGTGCGCGCCGGTCAGACGGTCCTCGTGCACGCCGCAGCGGGCGGCGTCGGCGGGTTCGCGGTGCAGATCGCCCGGTCGCTGGGCGCGCGCGTCCTCGGCACCGCGTCGGCGGGCAACCACGAGTACCTGCGCGGGCTCGGTGCGGAGCCGGTCGAGTACGGCGACGGGCTCGTCGAGCGGGTGCGGGCGCTCGTCCCCGACGGCGTCGATGTGGTCCTCGACTACGGCTCCGACGACCTCGTCGCCACGTCCCGCGCCCTGCTGGCCGACGGCGGCACCGTGGCCTCGATCGTCGACGCGGCAGCGCGCGACGAGCTGGGCGGCCACTACGTCTGGGTCCGGCCCGACGCCGGGGACCTGGCCGCGCTGGCCGGGCTGATCGACGCCGGGACGGTCAAGGTCGAGGTCGCCGAGGTGTTCGAGCTGGCCGACGCGGCCGCCGCCCACCAGGCCAGCCAGACCGGTCACGTCCGCGGCAAGGTCGTCGTCCGCGTCGACTGA
- a CDS encoding low molecular weight protein-tyrosine-phosphatase has translation MPQPYSVMIVCTGNICRSPMAEVVLRERFAAAGLGDQVVVDSTGVSDEEDGNPIDRRARAVLVSHGYPAGDGHRARQVRPGDERDLVLAMTNAHARALRRLGIEPVLFRSFDPDATGDLDVADPWYGGASDFEDCLAQIEAAADGIVEHVRAALGNALLQQNG, from the coding sequence GTGCCCCAGCCCTACAGCGTGATGATCGTCTGCACCGGCAACATCTGTCGCTCGCCCATGGCGGAGGTGGTGCTGCGCGAGCGGTTCGCCGCCGCCGGACTCGGCGACCAGGTGGTCGTCGACTCGACCGGCGTCAGCGACGAGGAGGACGGCAACCCGATCGACCGCCGGGCGCGGGCCGTGCTCGTGAGCCACGGCTACCCCGCCGGCGACGGGCACCGCGCACGTCAGGTCCGGCCCGGCGACGAGCGCGACCTGGTGCTGGCGATGACGAACGCGCACGCCCGCGCGCTGCGGCGCCTGGGCATCGAGCCGGTGCTGTTCCGCTCGTTCGACCCCGACGCCACGGGCGACCTGGACGTGGCCGACCCCTGGTACGGCGGTGCGAGCGACTTCGAGGACTGCCTCGCGCAGATCGAGGCGGCGGCCGACGGCATCGTCGAGCACGTCCGCGCTGCCCTGGGGAATGCCCTCCTGCAGCAGAACGGTTGA
- a CDS encoding glutathione peroxidase, giving the protein MHLDDIPLTTLRGETTTFGAYADQVKLVVNVASRCGLAPQYEQLEALQRTYGERGFTVLGFPSNQFLQELGSQDAIAEYCSATWGVTFPMFAKTRVNGRSQHPLYAELTKAPDASGKAGRITWNFEKFVVTPQGAVHRFRPQTRPDAPEVVEVITAALPR; this is encoded by the coding sequence ATGCACCTCGACGACATCCCGCTGACCACCCTGCGCGGCGAGACCACCACGTTCGGTGCGTACGCCGACCAGGTCAAGCTCGTCGTCAACGTGGCCTCGCGCTGCGGCCTCGCACCGCAGTACGAGCAGCTCGAGGCGCTCCAGCGGACCTACGGCGAGCGTGGCTTCACGGTCCTCGGCTTCCCGAGCAACCAGTTCCTCCAGGAGCTCGGCTCGCAGGACGCCATCGCCGAGTACTGCTCGGCGACCTGGGGCGTGACGTTCCCGATGTTCGCGAAGACCAGGGTCAACGGCCGGTCGCAGCACCCGCTGTACGCCGAGCTGACCAAGGCACCGGACGCGTCCGGCAAGGCCGGCCGGATCACGTGGAACTTCGAGAAGTTCGTCGTCACGCCGCAGGGCGCGGTGCACCGGTTCCGTCCGCAGACGCGCCCGGACGCCCCCGAGGTCGTCGAGGTGATCACCGCGGCCCTGCCGCGCTGA
- a CDS encoding magnesium and cobalt transport protein CorA, whose product MIADCALYSDGRRRHRLDDLRVALREAEKDDGFVWIGLVEPTADEFAAIAEGFELPQLAIDDAIRAHQRPKLERYGNVTFAVVKPVHYVDHVEVVEVSELAVFLGDRFVIVVRHGDTEIPAQVRAALEVDRDMLLHGPPAVLHAILDKSVDQYLDVSRAIDVDLDEIEDQVFGDDPGSDHAKRIYKLKREVQQFRRAVVPLVQPLTRLAEDDVPWIPAYARPYFRDVQDHALRAAEQIEAADALLTNVMQADLAQVTVEQNRVTVQQNADMRKISAWAAIALVPTAIAGLYGMNFDQLPAMHSPAGFWVVLAGIGVVCVALHRAFRRNHWL is encoded by the coding sequence GTGATCGCTGACTGCGCGCTGTACTCCGACGGCCGGCGCCGGCATCGGCTCGACGACCTGCGCGTGGCCCTGCGCGAGGCCGAGAAGGACGACGGCTTCGTCTGGATCGGTCTCGTCGAGCCCACGGCCGACGAGTTCGCCGCCATCGCGGAGGGCTTCGAGCTGCCGCAGCTCGCCATCGACGACGCGATCCGCGCCCACCAGCGCCCCAAGCTCGAGCGCTACGGCAACGTGACGTTCGCCGTCGTCAAGCCCGTGCACTACGTGGACCACGTCGAGGTGGTCGAGGTCAGCGAGCTCGCCGTGTTCCTGGGTGACCGGTTCGTCATCGTCGTGCGGCACGGTGACACCGAGATCCCCGCGCAGGTCAGGGCCGCGCTCGAGGTGGACCGCGACATGCTCCTGCACGGGCCGCCCGCGGTGCTGCACGCGATCCTCGACAAGTCGGTCGACCAGTACCTCGACGTCAGCCGGGCCATCGACGTGGACCTGGACGAGATCGAGGACCAGGTGTTCGGGGACGACCCGGGCAGCGACCACGCGAAGCGGATCTACAAGCTCAAGCGCGAGGTCCAGCAGTTCCGCCGCGCGGTCGTGCCGCTGGTGCAGCCGCTGACGCGGCTCGCGGAGGACGACGTGCCGTGGATCCCGGCCTACGCGCGGCCGTACTTCCGCGATGTCCAGGACCACGCACTGCGCGCCGCGGAGCAGATCGAGGCGGCCGACGCGCTGCTCACCAACGTCATGCAGGCCGACCTGGCCCAGGTGACCGTCGAGCAGAACCGCGTGACCGTCCAGCAGAACGCCGACATGCGCAAGATCTCCGCGTGGGCGGCCATCGCGCTGGTGCCGACCGCGATCGCGGGCCTGTACGGGATGAACTTCGACCAGCTGCCGGCGATGCACTCGCCGGCCGGGTTCTGGGTCGTGCTGGCCGGGATCGGCGTGGTGTGCGTCGCGCTGCACCGCGCGTTCCGCCGCAACCACTGGCTGTAG
- a CDS encoding pyridoxal phosphate-dependent aminotransferase, which yields MKVAARAHVPPFAVMEILAAANARRAAGEDVLNLCAGEPATGASDVVRRRAIDLLTSGDLGYTEPMGAPALRAAIAQHYRDRYDVPVEPGRVAVTTGSSGGFVLAFLAAFDVGDRVALAVPGYPAYANILAALGCEVVVVPCGPQTRYQPTVAQLEALDGPLDGLVVASPANPTGTMIDPDELAALASWCAGRGVRLISDEIYHGITYGSAATATAAHALDRGAVVVNSFSKYWAMTGWRLGWLVLPDDLVGPVGALAGNVALCPPALAQHAGVAAFSAEGYEAARQNVARYAAARAHLLERLPELGWERVAPADGAFYLYGDISASGLDSVTWCARLLDEAGVALTPGTDFDPVEGHRWVRLSFASSVDVVRAAVDRIVAWQRTLA from the coding sequence ATGAAGGTTGCCGCGCGCGCCCACGTGCCGCCGTTCGCCGTGATGGAGATCCTCGCCGCCGCCAACGCCCGCCGGGCCGCCGGTGAGGACGTCCTCAACCTGTGCGCGGGCGAGCCCGCGACGGGCGCGTCCGACGTGGTCCGTCGGCGCGCGATCGACCTGCTGACCAGCGGCGACCTGGGCTACACGGAGCCGATGGGTGCACCGGCGCTGCGGGCTGCCATCGCGCAGCACTACCGCGACCGGTACGACGTGCCGGTCGAGCCGGGGCGGGTCGCGGTGACCACCGGCTCGTCGGGCGGCTTCGTGCTGGCGTTCCTCGCCGCGTTCGACGTGGGCGACCGCGTGGCCCTCGCCGTGCCCGGGTATCCCGCGTACGCCAACATCCTCGCGGCGCTCGGGTGCGAGGTCGTCGTGGTGCCGTGCGGCCCGCAGACCCGCTACCAGCCGACCGTCGCGCAGCTCGAGGCGCTCGACGGACCGCTCGACGGCCTCGTCGTGGCGAGCCCGGCCAACCCGACGGGCACGATGATCGACCCCGACGAGCTGGCCGCGCTGGCGTCGTGGTGCGCCGGCCGGGGCGTCCGGCTGATCAGCGACGAGATCTACCACGGGATCACCTACGGCTCCGCGGCGACCGCGACCGCTGCCCACGCCCTCGACCGGGGTGCCGTCGTCGTGAACTCGTTCTCCAAGTACTGGGCGATGACCGGCTGGCGGCTCGGCTGGCTCGTGCTCCCGGACGACCTGGTCGGGCCGGTCGGCGCGCTGGCCGGCAACGTCGCCCTCTGCCCGCCCGCCCTGGCCCAGCACGCCGGGGTCGCCGCGTTCAGCGCGGAGGGCTACGAGGCGGCCCGGCAGAACGTGGCGCGCTACGCGGCCGCCCGGGCGCACCTGCTCGAGCGGCTGCCGGAGCTCGGCTGGGAGCGGGTGGCGCCGGCCGACGGGGCGTTCTACCTGTACGGCGACATCTCGGCGAGCGGCCTGGACTCGGTCACCTGGTGCGCGCGGCTGCTGGACGAGGCGGGCGTGGCGCTCACGCCCGGGACGGACTTCGACCCGGTGGAGGGCCACCGCTGGGTGCGGCTGTCGTTCGCGTCCTCCGTGGACGTGGTGCGCGCGGCCGTCGACCGGATCGTCGCCTGGCAACGGACCTTGGCGTAA
- a CDS encoding lactate/malate family dehydrogenase, which produces MDVAVLGATGDVGRQICTQLVERRILPTTSRLQLVGRPGGASGRAVHGLRADLIDAYDEHAPLLDVALDPTEVVADVVVVAAGMTAPATSGVPMSRAALADKNVGVFTAYAEALARHGSGQEVVVVVSNPVELGVAIMASALGRQRVIGMGAWLDTLRFRREIAVSLGVRRHRVGGFVGGQHGEDLVPLWSTVRISGLDVDERRRAVDRLRGGRSLDGFAAEVASAKEQLAATSDMGQAFALIDSWPPDLRVVARPWMTHQSGAKTAAGTASATIDLVDTILDGRDIVVAGQVALAGEVLDRTGVLGVPVVVGQKGWTRVLLDQPAPDEARRLAAVAERIDAANAPWLRGAA; this is translated from the coding sequence ATGGACGTGGCGGTGCTGGGGGCGACCGGTGATGTGGGACGGCAGATCTGCACGCAGCTGGTGGAGCGGCGGATCCTGCCCACGACGTCGCGGCTGCAGCTGGTCGGCCGCCCGGGCGGCGCGTCCGGGCGGGCGGTGCACGGCCTGCGGGCGGACCTGATCGACGCGTACGACGAGCACGCCCCGCTGCTCGACGTCGCGCTGGACCCGACCGAGGTCGTGGCCGACGTCGTCGTGGTCGCCGCCGGCATGACGGCGCCGGCCACGAGCGGGGTGCCGATGTCCCGCGCCGCGCTCGCGGACAAGAACGTCGGGGTGTTCACCGCCTACGCGGAGGCGCTCGCCCGGCACGGCTCGGGCCAGGAGGTCGTGGTCGTGGTCTCCAACCCCGTGGAGCTCGGCGTCGCCATCATGGCGTCGGCGCTGGGCCGGCAGCGCGTGATCGGGATGGGCGCCTGGTTGGACACGCTCCGGTTCCGGCGCGAGATCGCCGTGTCGCTCGGGGTCCGGCGGCACCGCGTCGGCGGGTTCGTCGGGGGGCAGCACGGCGAGGACCTGGTGCCACTGTGGTCGACGGTGCGGATCAGTGGCCTGGACGTCGACGAGCGGCGCCGGGCCGTGGACCGCCTGCGCGGGGGTCGCTCGCTCGACGGGTTCGCCGCGGAGGTCGCGTCCGCCAAGGAGCAGCTCGCGGCCACCTCCGACATGGGTCAGGCGTTCGCGCTCATCGACAGCTGGCCGCCTGACCTGCGGGTGGTCGCACGCCCGTGGATGACGCACCAGAGCGGGGCCAAGACCGCCGCGGGCACGGCGAGCGCGACGATCGACCTGGTGGACACGATCCTCGACGGCCGGGACATCGTGGTGGCCGGGCAGGTGGCCCTCGCGGGCGAGGTGCTGGACCGCACGGGCGTCCTGGGCGTGCCGGTCGTGGTCGGTCAGAAGGGCTGGACGCGGGTACTGCTGGACCAGCCGGCCCCCGACGAGGCCCGCCGGCTGGCTGCCGTCGCGGAGCGGATCGATGCGGCCAACGCACCGTGGCTGAGGGGTGCCGCATGA